GAGCGACTGTCGCGGCGCCGACAGCGGGAGGTGTTCTACCTCCTCCCGGAGACGGTTCGCCGGTCGCTCGTCGAGGATCTCGACCCCGACGGGTTACGGGAGTTCGTCCGACGGCTCGACCCCGACGAGGCCGCGGACGTCCTGGAACTGACCGACGAATCCACGCGGACGGACGTGCTCCGTCACCTCGACGAGAGTCGGCGCGAGAAAGTCGAGTTCCTGCTCGAGTTCAGTCCCGAGAGCGCGGCCGGCCTCATGGACCTCGACTACGTCACCGTCGAGATCGATCGGGACCTCGAGGCCGTCGCGCAGCGAGTGCAGCGGTTCGAGGAAGGGACCGGCCGAATTCCGCTCATCTTCGTCACCGACGACGGGGAACTCGCGGGCGAACTCCCCGGACAGGCGCTGGCGATGGTCGACGACGGAGCGGAGATCCGCGAACACGTCCACGAAACGCCCGCGGTCAGGTACGACGTCCCCGACGAAGACGTCGTCGAGGTGTTCCGGGAGCACCCCGAGAGTTCGGTGGCCGTGCTGGACGACGACGGCACGATTATGGGAGTCATCCACGCCGAAGATCTCCTTCGGGTCGTCGAGGAGGAGGCGACCGAGACGCTCTACGAGTTCACGGGTGTCCAGGAGGAGGAGAGCATCCTCGACGGGCCGCTCTCGAAGGTGCGATACCGGTACAAGTGGCTGATCATCAACCTCGGAACGGCGTTCCTGGCGGCCGGGGCGGTCGGCTTCTTCGAGGACACCATCGCGGCGTTCACGCTGC
The DNA window shown above is from Halopiger xanaduensis SH-6 and carries:
- a CDS encoding magnesium transporter; translated protein: MPEQLSDIQQAIATSPTPAAEFERLSRRRQREVFYLLPETVRRSLVEDLDPDGLREFVRRLDPDEAADVLELTDESTRTDVLRHLDESRREKVEFLLEFSPESAAGLMDLDYVTVEIDRDLEAVAQRVQRFEEGTGRIPLIFVTDDGELAGELPGQALAMVDDGAEIREHVHETPAVRYDVPDEDVVEVFREHPESSVAVLDDDGTIMGVIHAEDLLRVVEEEATETLYEFTGVQEEESILDGPLSKVRYRYKWLIINLGTAFLAAGAVGFFEDTIAAFTLLAVYMPVVAGMGGNAGTQSMAVTVRGIALDQISLSTGGRAVVNEIVAGAANGLITGVLVALIASVFNQSPLLGLVLGVSMVLNLVIAGFFGTIIPLLLDKIGKDPATSATIFITTMTDVLGFFIFLGLAQAVL